A single window of Treponema denticola ATCC 35405 DNA harbors:
- a CDS encoding ABC transporter permease → MKLKYVIKRLLIAIPTFLGITFFTYLILSMAGSPLDAYLADPRITVMELERKRNSLGLDQPIIIQYFIWLKNFFNMDLGFSFQSQRPVTQMIFERMGITALLAGSSLILSLLISIPLGIFSASKPNSFRDHASSAFSFILVATPNFFMGLILIYFCAIKLRLLPSGGLFDASGKKTTLMLLKHMILPTLVLSFQQIGSWMRYMRGSMLEVLQEDYITTARAKGLKRNQIYYTHALKNSLIPIITVVGMSIPSLVGGAVVTEQVFGWPGIGTLMVQAINAKDYPVIMGITVNISIAVLIANLITDLAYGLVDPRISYK, encoded by the coding sequence ATGAAACTAAAATATGTAATTAAAAGATTACTCATAGCCATCCCCACTTTTTTGGGGATAACTTTTTTTACATATTTAATTCTTTCTATGGCCGGAAGTCCGCTTGATGCATACTTGGCAGATCCAAGAATAACGGTAATGGAGCTTGAAAGAAAAAGAAATTCCCTTGGGCTGGATCAACCAATAATCATTCAGTATTTTATATGGTTAAAGAATTTTTTTAACATGGATCTTGGATTTTCGTTTCAATCACAAAGGCCTGTAACACAAATGATTTTTGAAAGAATGGGTATTACAGCTCTATTGGCAGGTTCTTCGCTGATTCTCTCCTTATTGATTTCCATTCCATTAGGAATATTCTCTGCATCTAAACCTAATAGCTTTAGAGACCACGCCAGTAGTGCATTTTCATTTATTCTAGTAGCTACACCTAATTTTTTTATGGGGTTAATATTAATATATTTTTGTGCAATTAAATTAAGACTCCTTCCTTCAGGAGGTTTGTTTGATGCAAGCGGAAAAAAAACAACTCTTATGTTACTCAAACACATGATTTTACCTACATTGGTTCTGTCATTCCAACAAATAGGCAGCTGGATGCGTTATATGCGGGGAAGTATGCTTGAAGTTTTACAAGAAGACTATATCACTACAGCAAGAGCAAAAGGCCTAAAAAGAAATCAAATTTATTATACACATGCACTTAAAAATTCTCTTATACCCATTATAACGGTAGTAGGAATGTCAATTCCCTCATTGGTGGGAGGGGCTGTAGTTACAGAACAAGTTTTTGGATGGCCGGGAATAGGAACTTTAATGGTTCAAGCTATTAATGCTAAAGACTATCCTGTAATTATGGGTATTACAGTAAATATATCTATTGCCGTATTAATTGCGAATTTAATAACGGATTTAGCTTATGGATTAGTAGATCCTAGAATTTCATATAAGTAG
- a CDS encoding 4Fe-4S dicluster domain-containing protein, protein MLNINNNTSNIKREILVRIAKLQFEGKLQEGVHYIPREMVPRNSTPIRCCIFHDREIMRHRVIARLGCSLENYDEEKTLAQFAKEALEREKPTWPMLTVLDEACNACVKSKYMITNACQACVARPCMMNCPKTAIAISGGRARIDEEKCINCGICLKNCPYHAVIKIPVPCEEACPVGAISKDENGKERIDYHKCIFCGNCMRECPFGAMMDKGQIVDVIKHLMSGKKVSALYAPAVAAQFKAVPGQLESALKKAGFNKVWEVAIGADITADREASEFEERMEHGHILMTTSCCPAYVRAVKKHVPALVPCISDTRSPMHYTAELAKKEDPDCVTVFIGPCLAKRREGLEDEFVDYVLSIEELGALLTAKEIDISKEEALPGKITPTSSGRGFAASGGVAEAVRVRLKKPENLRPVLINGLNKEGMKQLASYGKIQSGELPHDSSTPNLVEVMSCEGGCIGGPSVITNQKLAASQLKKYADEGLSYSREKDLM, encoded by the coding sequence ATGCTTAACATAAATAATAACACATCTAATATCAAAAGAGAAATTCTTGTACGTATTGCAAAGCTCCAGTTTGAAGGGAAGCTTCAAGAAGGAGTTCACTATATTCCGAGAGAAATGGTTCCGCGAAACAGTACGCCTATAAGGTGCTGTATTTTTCATGACAGAGAAATAATGAGGCATCGGGTAATTGCAAGGCTCGGCTGTTCTTTGGAAAATTATGATGAAGAAAAGACCTTGGCTCAATTTGCAAAAGAAGCTTTAGAAAGAGAAAAACCGACATGGCCCATGCTGACCGTTTTGGATGAGGCCTGTAATGCCTGCGTAAAAAGTAAATACATGATTACAAACGCTTGTCAAGCCTGCGTTGCCCGTCCATGCATGATGAACTGCCCTAAAACCGCTATAGCGATTTCGGGAGGAAGAGCCCGTATTGATGAAGAAAAATGTATAAACTGCGGTATCTGTCTAAAAAACTGCCCCTACCATGCAGTTATAAAAATTCCCGTTCCGTGTGAAGAAGCCTGTCCGGTGGGCGCTATCTCAAAAGACGAAAACGGAAAAGAAAGAATCGATTACCATAAATGTATTTTTTGCGGAAACTGTATGAGAGAATGTCCTTTTGGTGCCATGATGGATAAGGGGCAGATTGTGGATGTCATAAAACATTTAATGAGCGGGAAAAAGGTTTCCGCCCTCTATGCCCCTGCGGTTGCAGCCCAGTTTAAGGCCGTTCCGGGACAGCTTGAGTCTGCCTTAAAAAAGGCCGGTTTCAATAAGGTCTGGGAAGTAGCTATAGGTGCGGACATAACGGCTGACCGTGAAGCTTCCGAGTTTGAAGAGAGAATGGAACACGGCCATATCTTAATGACTACCTCCTGCTGTCCTGCCTATGTCAGGGCAGTAAAAAAACATGTTCCGGCCCTTGTTCCCTGTATCTCGGATACAAGAAGCCCGATGCACTATACGGCCGAATTGGCAAAAAAAGAAGATCCTGATTGCGTTACGGTATTTATAGGTCCCTGTCTTGCAAAAAGGAGAGAGGGCTTGGAAGATGAGTTTGTAGACTATGTTTTGTCGATAGAAGAATTGGGAGCCTTGCTTACTGCCAAGGAAATAGATATTTCCAAGGAAGAAGCCTTGCCCGGAAAAATTACGCCGACCTCTTCGGGAAGAGGCTTCGCAGCCTCAGGCGGTGTTGCCGAAGCTGTAAGAGTTCGCCTTAAAAAACCTGAGAACCTCCGCCCCGTGCTTATAAACGGCCTTAATAAGGAAGGAATGAAACAGCTTGCCTCTTATGGTAAAATTCAAAGCGGAGAGCTTCCTCATGATTCGTCCACGCCCAACCTTGTAGAAGTTATGTCATGTGAAGGCGGCTGCATAGGCGGGCCTTCGGTTATCACAAACCAAAAACTTGCTGCAAGCCAACTAAAAAAATACGCAGACGAAGGACTTTCTTATTCGAGAGAAAAAGATTTAATGTAG
- a CDS encoding TIGR01440 family protein, whose amino-acid sequence MSGIDLEKIKEETIAALNELLEAASLKAGDILVLGCSTSEVSGGVIGKASNEEAGRTIVSALLSVLEPKGIFLAVQGCEHINRALVIEKESQEKYGFEEVSVVPALHAGGAASLAAYNLFKSPVMIEHVRAHAGIDIGDTEIGMHVKFVQVPVRLKTKYIGSARLTALKSRPKLIGGERAVYEKVL is encoded by the coding sequence ATGAGCGGGATCGATTTGGAAAAAATAAAAGAAGAAACTATAGCCGCCTTAAATGAGCTTCTTGAAGCGGCTTCTTTAAAAGCCGGAGACATACTTGTTCTAGGCTGCAGCACCAGCGAGGTTTCGGGAGGAGTAATCGGTAAGGCCTCAAATGAAGAAGCCGGAAGAACAATAGTTTCCGCCCTGCTTTCAGTCCTTGAACCGAAAGGAATCTTTTTGGCGGTTCAAGGCTGCGAACACATAAACCGAGCCCTCGTTATCGAAAAGGAATCTCAAGAAAAATACGGCTTTGAAGAGGTGTCAGTAGTTCCCGCCCTTCACGCAGGAGGAGCAGCCTCCCTCGCCGCCTACAATCTTTTTAAGTCTCCTGTTATGATAGAACATGTAAGGGCTCATGCCGGCATTGACATAGGAGACACCGAAATCGGAATGCATGTAAAATTTGTTCAAGTACCTGTAAGGCTTAAAACCAAGTACATAGGCTCGGCGAGGCTCACAGCCCTCAAAAGCCGCCCCAAATTGATCGGCGGCGAAAGAGCCGTGTATGAAAAAGTATTATAG
- the purL gene encoding phosphoribosylformylglycinamidine synthase subunit PurL, whose protein sequence is MNIYRFCVKSKKGLHFQIPKNEELLKQAHVLGFKAVKEINTETLYFVRGNLSNEEKKVLADFLFCDELYEYSQTEGFIIEDKKNIFHIETALKPGVTDSSSREALRAVKELGILGVEEITSGKTYDIQGELTQPEIEKIAKSILCNDVIEQYKIGFVEPAWAHEHDGKNEPNTRVELIDIASMNDEELLALSNERRAALDIYEMRAIREFYKTEKRPCTDAEFETIAQTWSEHCVHKTFKAKIDIDGTSLTEEQKKAYPGLCVNSIIKTYIKKATDDIDAPWVLSSFVDNAGIIEFDEKYEVSFKAETHNHPSAIEPFGGANTGVGGVIRDVMGVSARPFAVTDVLCFGHPDTPAENVPKGTLHPKRIISGVIEGVKDYGNKMGIPTVNGGVHYHEAYASNPLVYCGCAGIAPRGKHRTKPSAGDHIISLGGKTGRDGLRGATFSSMVMDASTGDVAGSSVQIGEPIIQKKVAEVLIDARDQGLYSAITDCGAGGYSSAVGEMASALGCDVDLAKIPVKYQGLAPWELWLSEAQERMVIAVPNDKLEALQKLCDANDVELTNLGRFTGDAVLRVRFGEKEIINLSCGFLHSGPPQRKLKAAPPKDGKPFIKYPEYKEPDLNAALKAVINHHAVNSKEDIVRLYDHEVQGGTVLRPYDGPEGNVPQDAAVIKPMETEGKKAVAISNALNPRQGLLDPYAAAASAIDEAVRNAVAAGADPEKTAILDNFCLGDPNRPETMWALIEMARSCYNTALVFKTPFISGKDSFNNEYLSSEGKRVSIPPSLLISAMGIVPDIGRVPGSDFKKEGSAIYLVGKPQFSFGGSVFAELFGIPSGESAAVPPFKKEAAELYKKLHSNIMKGLVLSCHDLSEGGLAAALYEMCLSGIGAELKEDFHTRLGASKIASLFGETTGCLLVEIKEENRSAFEKEMEGASIYEIGKTCGKAGLKL, encoded by the coding sequence ATGAATATTTACCGATTTTGTGTTAAAAGCAAGAAAGGCTTACACTTTCAAATACCCAAAAATGAAGAGCTTTTAAAGCAGGCCCATGTTCTCGGCTTTAAAGCCGTTAAAGAAATAAATACCGAAACACTTTATTTTGTACGCGGAAATCTTTCAAATGAAGAAAAAAAGGTACTGGCCGACTTCTTGTTTTGCGATGAGCTTTATGAGTACAGCCAAACCGAAGGCTTTATAATAGAAGATAAAAAAAATATTTTCCATATCGAAACAGCCTTAAAGCCGGGAGTTACGGACTCATCTTCACGCGAAGCCTTAAGGGCGGTCAAAGAACTCGGTATTCTCGGCGTTGAAGAAATTACCAGCGGAAAAACCTACGATATTCAGGGCGAACTAACCCAACCCGAAATAGAAAAGATTGCAAAAAGCATTTTGTGCAATGATGTTATAGAGCAGTATAAAATAGGCTTTGTAGAACCTGCATGGGCTCATGAACATGACGGAAAAAATGAACCTAATACAAGAGTTGAACTCATAGACATAGCCTCCATGAACGATGAGGAACTTTTAGCCCTCTCAAACGAAAGGCGGGCTGCCTTGGATATTTACGAGATGAGGGCTATCAGGGAATTCTACAAGACGGAAAAACGGCCTTGTACCGATGCGGAATTTGAAACGATAGCCCAAACTTGGAGCGAGCACTGCGTTCATAAAACCTTTAAGGCAAAAATAGACATTGACGGCACCTCTCTAACAGAGGAGCAAAAAAAAGCCTATCCCGGTCTTTGCGTAAACAGCATAATCAAAACTTATATCAAAAAGGCCACCGACGACATCGATGCTCCTTGGGTGCTTTCCTCCTTTGTGGACAATGCAGGTATTATCGAATTTGACGAAAAATACGAAGTTTCCTTTAAGGCGGAAACTCATAACCATCCTTCCGCCATTGAGCCCTTCGGAGGAGCCAATACGGGAGTCGGAGGCGTTATCAGAGATGTTATGGGCGTTTCAGCCCGTCCCTTCGCCGTAACCGATGTCCTTTGCTTCGGCCATCCCGACACTCCGGCAGAAAATGTTCCCAAGGGAACTCTTCATCCTAAACGCATAATCTCAGGCGTTATAGAAGGAGTTAAGGACTACGGAAACAAGATGGGCATTCCGACCGTAAACGGAGGCGTTCACTACCACGAGGCCTATGCTTCAAATCCTTTAGTCTACTGCGGATGTGCAGGTATCGCTCCCAGAGGCAAGCACCGCACAAAGCCCTCGGCCGGCGATCATATTATTTCTTTAGGCGGAAAAACGGGACGGGACGGCCTTAGGGGAGCCACATTTTCTTCTATGGTAATGGATGCAAGCACCGGCGATGTTGCAGGCTCATCGGTTCAAATTGGAGAACCTATAATTCAAAAAAAGGTAGCGGAAGTTCTTATAGATGCCCGCGATCAAGGTCTTTATTCTGCAATTACCGACTGCGGAGCGGGAGGTTATTCTTCTGCCGTAGGCGAAATGGCTTCGGCCCTCGGCTGCGATGTAGACCTCGCAAAAATCCCCGTAAAATATCAGGGCCTTGCCCCGTGGGAGCTCTGGCTTTCGGAGGCACAAGAAAGAATGGTTATCGCCGTTCCCAATGACAAACTTGAAGCCTTACAAAAACTTTGCGATGCCAACGATGTTGAATTAACAAACCTCGGCCGTTTTACCGGAGATGCCGTTTTAAGGGTACGCTTCGGCGAAAAGGAAATAATAAATCTTTCATGCGGCTTTTTACATTCGGGCCCGCCTCAGAGAAAACTAAAAGCGGCTCCTCCAAAAGATGGAAAACCTTTTATAAAATATCCTGAATATAAGGAACCCGATCTGAATGCGGCTCTAAAGGCTGTGATAAATCATCATGCCGTAAATTCAAAAGAAGACATAGTAAGGCTTTACGACCATGAGGTTCAAGGCGGAACAGTTCTACGCCCATATGACGGCCCTGAAGGGAATGTGCCTCAGGATGCAGCCGTTATAAAGCCTATGGAAACGGAAGGGAAAAAAGCCGTTGCTATCTCAAATGCCTTAAATCCGAGGCAGGGGCTTTTGGATCCTTATGCAGCCGCAGCAAGTGCGATAGACGAAGCTGTCCGAAATGCCGTTGCAGCCGGAGCAGACCCCGAAAAAACAGCCATCCTCGATAACTTTTGCTTAGGAGATCCCAACCGTCCCGAAACCATGTGGGCACTGATAGAGATGGCACGCTCTTGCTATAACACAGCCCTTGTCTTTAAAACTCCCTTTATTTCGGGGAAGGACTCCTTTAATAACGAATACCTAAGCTCGGAGGGAAAAAGAGTTTCCATTCCGCCGTCACTTTTAATATCGGCGATGGGAATAGTTCCCGACATCGGAAGGGTTCCGGGCTCGGACTTTAAAAAAGAAGGCTCGGCTATTTACCTTGTAGGTAAACCTCAATTTTCTTTCGGCGGCTCGGTCTTTGCAGAACTTTTCGGCATTCCTTCAGGAGAGAGCGCTGCCGTTCCTCCCTTTAAAAAAGAAGCAGCTGAGCTTTATAAAAAACTTCATTCCAATATAATGAAGGGCTTGGTGCTTTCATGCCACGACCTAAGCGAAGGAGGCCTTGCTGCCGCCCTCTACGAAATGTGTTTAAGCGGCATAGGAGCCGAATTAAAAGAAGACTTCCACACAAGGCTGGGAGCTTCAAAGATTGCAAGCCTCTTTGGGGAAACCACAGGCTGTCTTCTTGTAGAAATAAAAGAAGAAAACCGTTCGGCCTTTGAAAAGGAAATGGAAGGTGCTTCAATTTACGAGATAGGAAAAACCTGCGGAAAGGCAGGATTAAAACTTTAA
- a CDS encoding DNA alkylation repair protein: MKTKQTLIQTKLFPFEDKKYKNFNKKLIPNIDENTMIGIRTPVLRKFAKEFFKTEPEQVSDFMKDVPHKYFEENNLHCFFIENIKDFNEALKETEKFLPYIDNWATCDSFSPKIFKKNHEEIYKKILVWLKSKHTYTVRYAIGLLLSNYLDEHFRPEMLEIVSKIRSDEYYINMMIAWYFSFALIKQYKTALPYIKNKKLDTFTHNKAIQKAIESYRIPKEVKELLRGMKVKG, encoded by the coding sequence ATGAAAACAAAACAAACACTAATCCAAACTAAACTTTTTCCCTTTGAAGATAAAAAGTACAAAAACTTCAATAAAAAGTTGATCCCCAATATTGACGAAAATACTATGATAGGCATCAGAACTCCCGTCCTGCGTAAATTTGCAAAAGAGTTTTTTAAGACCGAGCCGGAACAAGTTTCGGACTTTATGAAGGACGTGCCGCACAAGTATTTTGAAGAAAACAATCTGCACTGCTTTTTTATCGAAAACATAAAAGATTTTAATGAGGCGCTAAAAGAGACCGAAAAATTTTTGCCCTACATCGACAATTGGGCAACCTGCGACAGCTTTTCTCCCAAGATATTTAAAAAGAACCATGAAGAAATTTACAAAAAAATTTTGGTATGGCTAAAATCGAAGCATACCTATACCGTTAGGTACGCCATCGGGCTTTTATTATCGAATTATCTCGATGAGCATTTTAGACCTGAAATGTTAGAAATTGTTTCAAAAATCAGATCCGATGAGTACTATATAAATATGATGATAGCTTGGTATTTTAGCTTTGCCCTCATCAAGCAATACAAAACAGCCCTCCCCTACATCAAAAACAAAAAGCTTGATACCTTTACCCACAACAAGGCTATCCAAAAAGCCATCGAAAGCTACCGCATTCCGAAGGAAGTAAAAGAGCTTTTGCGAGGGATGAAGGTGAAGGGGTAA
- a CDS encoding BrnA antitoxin family protein, protein MNITEAKKNLAKEKIEELKALNDRPIDTSDIPELTKADFLEMYRPIKKPLSIRLDSDIIAWLKSYGKGYQSRINTILRQAMDTDKKANVF, encoded by the coding sequence ATGAATATTACGGAAGCTAAGAAAAACTTAGCAAAAGAAAAAATTGAAGAATTAAAAGCTTTAAATGACAGACCTATAGACACTTCAGACATTCCTGAACTAACAAAAGCTGATTTTTTGGAAATGTACCGCCCTATTAAAAAGCCTTTATCAATAAGACTTGATTCCGATATTATTGCTTGGCTTAAATCATACGGAAAAGGTTACCAAAGCCGTATAAATACTATTTTAAGACAAGCTATGGATACCGATAAAAAAGCAAATGTTTTTTAA
- a CDS encoding ABC transporter substrate-binding protein, which produces MKKSFAVKILFLCMSFLILAGCTNKGKKQLTAEIEFWSFPNFTSETGEGGGFEKSLIEAFQKEYPGVKVNFTLISFADGEAKIEAAIAEGKAPDVIYDAPGRILAWAERGLLEPLDDVLATEKPYITTGLLEISAGKDRRSYMYPMHGGPFSMAFNKEMLEDLGLIDLLPYKRLDRCWTVAEYETLLKSLKEKLPKGKTPGVFYYKTMGGDQGTRAFLVNLFGDANLLNEDYSKYIFNSSQAVKNLKWTIDAMKEGLLLDGAELTSNDAISMFAESKAAHTILYSPQLNKMYDGKRNYKGKDFTPIYMPFPNDSSAPLLEFLAGGACVFKSSDKQKIEAAKLFLKFAATDEVWAYKLVKATGGFPATSKIQIETSDDEILYNSVLQKFFGQYYNNITGFSKMREYWNKALKEASSGKDIQNVLNSFVKDADRTLGE; this is translated from the coding sequence ATGAAAAAATCTTTTGCAGTGAAAATTTTATTTTTGTGTATGTCTTTTTTAATTCTTGCAGGATGTACAAACAAAGGAAAAAAGCAGCTTACTGCCGAAATCGAATTTTGGAGCTTTCCCAATTTTACATCTGAAACAGGAGAAGGCGGCGGTTTTGAAAAAAGTCTTATAGAGGCCTTTCAAAAAGAATACCCCGGCGTTAAGGTTAATTTTACGCTTATAAGTTTTGCAGATGGTGAGGCAAAAATCGAAGCTGCCATAGCTGAAGGCAAGGCTCCGGATGTCATTTATGACGCACCCGGCCGTATTCTTGCTTGGGCGGAAAGAGGTTTATTGGAACCATTGGATGATGTTCTTGCAACCGAAAAGCCCTATATTACCACAGGGCTTTTGGAAATTTCAGCCGGTAAAGACAGGCGTTCGTACATGTATCCCATGCACGGAGGCCCTTTTTCTATGGCTTTTAATAAAGAGATGCTTGAAGACTTGGGGCTTATAGATCTTTTACCCTACAAACGCTTAGATCGGTGCTGGACCGTAGCCGAATATGAGACCCTTCTTAAATCTTTAAAAGAAAAACTTCCCAAAGGGAAAACCCCTGGAGTCTTCTATTATAAGACTATGGGCGGTGATCAAGGAACAAGAGCTTTTTTGGTAAACCTTTTCGGAGATGCCAATCTTTTAAATGAAGATTATTCAAAATATATTTTTAATTCTTCTCAAGCCGTAAAGAATTTGAAGTGGACTATTGATGCAATGAAAGAAGGCCTTTTGCTTGACGGTGCAGAGCTTACTTCCAATGATGCAATTTCCATGTTTGCAGAGTCAAAAGCAGCTCACACTATTTTATATTCACCGCAGCTTAATAAAATGTATGACGGAAAACGAAACTATAAGGGTAAAGATTTTACTCCGATTTATATGCCTTTCCCAAATGATTCTTCTGCACCTTTACTGGAATTTTTAGCAGGCGGAGCTTGTGTGTTTAAAAGTTCCGATAAACAAAAAATAGAAGCGGCAAAACTGTTTTTAAAATTTGCCGCAACTGATGAAGTCTGGGCCTATAAACTTGTAAAAGCTACGGGAGGATTTCCGGCTACATCTAAAATTCAAATTGAAACTTCCGATGACGAAATATTATATAATTCCGTTCTTCAAAAATTTTTCGGCCAATATTATAATAATATAACCGGATTTTCGAAAATGCGTGAGTACTGGAATAAGGCATTAAAAGAAGCTTCATCGGGTAAAGATATACAAAATGTTCTTAACTCTTTTGTAAAAGACGCAGACCGCACATTGGGAGAATAA
- a CDS encoding methyl-accepting chemotaxis protein, which yields MKQENKNIDKRFKLFSIKNKMVSVFIFFAVSLLTVMCIISVYLASFFLMRNTEYFIKELAEGSSKVLNERADSIFKKLDTFSNMPIIQDDSVPYSEKINLFKNEIQMLKQSGWISFGISGLDGVLYNTDGKTEKINNTEWFKSVIKGKYIITEPEMSLTKRKYVSILAIPLRDLQGKIVGTITASILGDSLSNLISDIIVGETGQAYLISPSGIILGSRRPEILYKNFFSEILNSEKTDFSIFLKDALESKKSAVQVSKINGVKHISALSAMRYSGWKLLITAPASEFISENVSNLLNIFIVVALCGILIAVLIGFFTANNIVKPINKVIEVLKNISQGEGDLTVRLPLIGNNEITELSEYFNRTIEKIGNSMQSVGVNSRSMAEIGSDLALNMNRTADSVHEITENINGVKQQALTQATSVTETVATIEQIIKNIKQLNASIENQAESVSRSSASIEQMTANIASITQTLEKTDELIKTLAESTEDGKEIVSKSNRVTQKIAEESGGLLEASSVIEHIASQTNLLAMNAAIEAAHAGEAGKGFAVVADEIRKLAEESSAQGKTITATLKALSGEIDSLSVSSKTAEEKFSLIFSFSEQVKSMSEFLTQSMREQENAGVEILNAIKNINSVTFEVSNGSAEMLRGGEQVAEEMTKLDGLTRKITLSMNEMACSAVQISNAMKEVNEITQKNKISIENLAFEVNKFKV from the coding sequence ATGAAACAAGAAAACAAAAATATCGATAAACGATTTAAATTATTTTCAATAAAAAATAAGATGGTATCGGTTTTTATATTTTTTGCCGTATCTCTTTTGACAGTGATGTGTATAATATCGGTATACCTTGCTTCTTTTTTTCTTATGCGTAATACCGAATATTTTATCAAAGAATTGGCTGAAGGTTCTTCCAAAGTTTTAAATGAGAGGGCTGATTCAATATTTAAAAAACTGGATACATTTTCAAATATGCCGATTATTCAAGATGACTCTGTTCCTTATTCTGAGAAAATTAATTTGTTTAAAAATGAAATTCAAATGCTCAAACAAAGCGGATGGATTAGTTTCGGAATAAGCGGTCTTGACGGTGTCTTGTATAATACGGACGGTAAAACTGAAAAGATAAATAATACCGAGTGGTTTAAATCTGTCATAAAGGGGAAATATATAATTACGGAACCTGAAATGTCTTTAACAAAAAGAAAATATGTTTCCATACTTGCAATTCCCTTACGCGATTTACAGGGAAAAATTGTAGGAACTATTACTGCTTCAATTTTAGGTGATTCTTTATCGAATTTAATCAGTGATATAATTGTCGGCGAAACGGGACAGGCTTATCTTATCAGCCCTTCAGGAATTATTTTGGGAAGCCGTAGGCCGGAAATTTTATATAAGAATTTTTTTTCCGAAATATTAAATTCGGAGAAAACGGATTTTTCAATATTTTTAAAAGATGCCCTCGAGTCAAAAAAATCGGCTGTACAAGTTTCTAAAATAAACGGAGTAAAACATATTTCAGCTCTGTCTGCAATGAGATATTCGGGATGGAAATTATTGATAACGGCTCCGGCTTCCGAATTTATTTCGGAGAATGTATCTAACCTCTTAAATATTTTTATCGTTGTTGCTTTGTGCGGTATACTTATTGCGGTACTCATAGGATTTTTTACTGCAAATAATATTGTCAAACCGATTAATAAAGTAATTGAAGTTCTTAAAAATATTTCGCAAGGCGAGGGCGATTTAACTGTAAGACTGCCTTTAATCGGTAATAATGAAATTACCGAGCTGTCTGAATATTTTAATAGAACAATTGAAAAAATAGGAAATTCAATGCAGTCCGTAGGAGTTAACAGCCGCTCAATGGCTGAAATCGGATCAGACCTAGCTTTAAATATGAACCGGACAGCAGATTCCGTTCATGAAATTACCGAGAATATCAATGGTGTAAAACAGCAGGCTTTAACGCAGGCTACAAGTGTTACGGAAACGGTTGCAACAATTGAACAGATAATCAAAAATATTAAACAGCTAAATGCTTCAATTGAAAATCAAGCTGAAAGCGTTTCACGCTCGTCGGCTTCAATAGAACAGATGACTGCCAATATTGCTTCCATAACTCAAACCTTGGAAAAAACCGATGAGCTTATTAAAACTCTTGCCGAATCGACTGAGGACGGAAAAGAAATTGTTTCCAAATCAAATAGAGTAACTCAAAAAATTGCGGAAGAATCGGGCGGGCTTTTAGAGGCAAGCAGTGTTATTGAGCATATTGCAAGTCAAACAAATCTTTTGGCTATGAATGCGGCTATTGAAGCAGCTCATGCAGGAGAAGCCGGAAAAGGATTTGCCGTAGTTGCCGACGAAATCAGAAAATTAGCTGAAGAGTCAAGTGCACAGGGAAAAACAATTACAGCAACGCTTAAAGCCTTAAGCGGCGAAATCGATTCCTTGTCAGTATCTTCTAAAACGGCTGAAGAAAAATTCAGTTTAATTTTTAGCTTTTCCGAACAAGTAAAATCTATGAGTGAATTTTTAACCCAGTCTATGCGCGAGCAGGAAAATGCCGGTGTAGAAATTTTAAATGCCATAAAAAATATTAATTCCGTAACTTTTGAAGTAAGTAACGGTTCTGCTGAAATGTTAAGGGGCGGAGAACAGGTTGCTGAAGAGATGACTAAATTAGACGGCTTAACCCGAAAAATTACGCTAAGCATGAATGAGATGGCTTGCAGTGCCGTTCAGATAAGTAATGCCATGAAGGAAGTCAATGAAATTACACAAAAAAATAAAATCAGCATTGAAAATCTGGCATTTGAGGTTAATAAATTTAAAGTATAG